One Haladaptatus sp. R4 DNA window includes the following coding sequences:
- a CDS encoding DNA topoisomerase VI subunit B, with product MPSMQSTLGDEGIAEELAESQRQISIAEFFEKNKHMLGFDSGARGMVTAVKEAVDNALDASEEARLKPFVRVKIEEVGDYYRLIVEDEGPGITREQIPKVFGKLLYGSRFHKREQSRGQQGIGISAAVLYSQLTSGKPAKITSKPKGSDRQRYFELIIDTDENEPEIQTESDTPPVGRELVGTHGTRIELEMEANMRARQQLLRYIKHTAVVNPHAKIVFEEPGMENGDEMVFERAEGASLPAETEEIRPHPHGVELGTLLKMLSATDSHSISGFLQEEFTRVGKKTAENVIENFRDLHYGREAAWRPPQAHEEVDLESAIEEAVANKGADATASFAENVVARVEENDRISHHELRAVIALVADETEEEFGTSFGKTVQENALDAAWDAVSDDRVTDLYELVDDATSVRKDDETVRSLAERIAAKFESEDGHDRATESRLVEYVGRAADMTEEREEVTIGETARENVVEAIWNSMVTVPDEVPKVRTVADSRDTASELLDAMKETDIISPPTNCLSPITAELVEAGLRKEYDADFYAAATRDADVHGGDPFIVEAGIAYGGELQAEGSAELLRFANRVPLVYQRGACATTDVVKSIGWRNYNLDQPGGSGVPNGPVVIMVHVASTNVPFTSESKDAIANVPAIEDEIELAIREAARELKSYLNKRQSLKKRQKKQNVIATILPEMAEKLSTMTGRQQLEIGDSLARIMNNVLVEREVDDDLVKLVVENHGSTNESPKLTDVVAAEPQNLSDGATAVEMDGEWFVTWEPTVESGEESVLEYNVADDVSFDAVRVEGIEDERLTNNT from the coding sequence ATGCCTTCGATGCAGTCTACGCTCGGCGACGAGGGGATCGCCGAAGAGTTGGCCGAAAGCCAGCGACAGATCTCCATCGCCGAGTTCTTTGAGAAGAACAAGCATATGCTCGGCTTCGACAGCGGTGCCCGGGGGATGGTCACCGCCGTCAAAGAGGCGGTCGACAACGCCCTCGACGCCTCCGAAGAAGCCCGATTGAAGCCGTTCGTCCGCGTGAAAATCGAGGAAGTCGGCGACTACTATCGACTCATCGTCGAGGATGAGGGTCCGGGGATTACCCGCGAGCAGATCCCGAAAGTGTTCGGGAAACTGCTCTACGGGTCGCGCTTCCACAAGCGCGAGCAATCCCGCGGCCAGCAGGGTATCGGTATCTCGGCCGCCGTCCTCTACTCCCAGTTGACCAGCGGGAAACCCGCGAAGATCACGAGTAAGCCGAAGGGGAGTGACCGACAGCGCTACTTCGAACTCATCATCGACACCGACGAGAACGAACCCGAGATCCAGACCGAATCCGACACGCCGCCGGTCGGCCGCGAACTCGTCGGAACGCACGGCACGCGCATCGAACTGGAGATGGAAGCGAACATGCGCGCCCGCCAGCAACTCCTCCGGTACATCAAACACACCGCCGTCGTCAACCCGCACGCGAAGATCGTCTTCGAGGAACCCGGGATGGAGAACGGCGACGAGATGGTGTTCGAACGCGCCGAGGGTGCCAGCCTCCCCGCCGAAACCGAGGAGATCCGCCCGCATCCACACGGCGTCGAACTCGGGACGCTCCTGAAGATGCTCAGCGCGACCGACTCCCACAGCATCTCGGGCTTCCTCCAGGAGGAGTTCACCCGCGTCGGAAAGAAGACGGCCGAGAACGTCATCGAGAACTTCCGCGACCTCCACTACGGCCGGGAAGCAGCGTGGCGACCCCCGCAGGCACACGAGGAAGTCGACCTCGAATCGGCCATCGAGGAGGCCGTCGCGAACAAGGGTGCCGACGCCACCGCTTCCTTCGCGGAGAACGTCGTGGCGCGAGTTGAGGAGAACGACCGTATCTCGCACCACGAGCTCCGTGCGGTCATCGCCCTCGTCGCCGACGAAACCGAGGAGGAGTTCGGAACGTCGTTCGGCAAGACGGTCCAGGAAAACGCGCTCGATGCGGCGTGGGACGCGGTTTCAGACGACCGCGTCACCGACCTGTACGAACTCGTCGACGACGCGACGAGCGTTCGAAAGGACGACGAGACGGTTCGCTCCCTCGCGGAGCGAATCGCCGCGAAGTTCGAGAGCGAGGACGGTCACGACCGAGCGACGGAAAGTCGCCTCGTCGAATACGTCGGCCGTGCGGCCGACATGACCGAGGAACGCGAGGAGGTGACCATCGGCGAGACGGCCCGCGAGAACGTCGTCGAAGCCATCTGGAACTCGATGGTGACCGTGCCCGACGAGGTACCGAAAGTTCGGACGGTCGCCGACAGCCGCGACACCGCGAGCGAACTCCTCGACGCGATGAAGGAGACGGACATCATCTCGCCGCCGACCAACTGCCTGTCGCCGATCACGGCTGAACTCGTGGAGGCCGGACTCCGAAAGGAGTACGACGCGGACTTCTACGCGGCCGCGACCCGCGACGCCGACGTTCACGGCGGCGACCCGTTCATCGTGGAGGCCGGTATCGCCTACGGCGGCGAACTGCAAGCCGAAGGGTCGGCCGAACTGCTCCGCTTTGCGAACCGCGTGCCGCTGGTGTACCAGCGCGGTGCGTGTGCCACGACCGACGTGGTGAAATCCATCGGCTGGCGCAACTACAACCTCGATCAACCCGGCGGCAGCGGCGTCCCGAACGGACCGGTCGTCATCATGGTGCACGTGGCGTCCACCAACGTCCCGTTCACGAGCGAATCGAAGGACGCGATAGCGAACGTCCCCGCCATCGAGGACGAAATCGAGTTGGCGATTCGGGAGGCGGCCCGCGAACTCAAATCGTACCTCAACAAGCGCCAGTCGCTCAAGAAGCGCCAGAAGAAACAGAACGTCATCGCCACCATCCTGCCGGAGATGGCTGAAAAGCTCTCGACCATGACTGGCCGCCAACAACTCGAAATCGGCGATTCGCTGGCGCGTATCATGAACAACGTGCTGGTCGAACGCGAGGTCGATGACGACCTCGTCAAACTCGTCGTGGAGAACCACGGTTCGACCAACGAGTCGCCCAAACTGACCGACGTCGTGGCGGCCGAACCCCAGAACCTCTCGGACGGCGCAACCGCCGTCGAGATGGACGGCGAATGGTTCGTGACGTGGGAACCCACCGTCGAAAGCGGTGAGGAATCCGTTCTCGAATACAACGTCGCCGATGACGTATCGTTCGACGCCGTCAGGGTCGAAGGAATCGAAGACGAACGATTGACCAACAACACATGA
- a CDS encoding DNA topoisomerase IV subunit A — protein sequence MSTDTNEEAQQKLIDLAAEFYDQFAGGKIPEMSIPTRTKSNIEYDEDDRVWVYGDRESTRSANSVRGARKLLKAVYTIDFLANQLEEDRSSTLRELYYLSESWDADEAQFSNQDESNQLIEDLEIVSNVTREDFHMRPEESGAKVMGPLLLREQTNRGDRDIHCQEDVGQGGYQIPNNPDTIEFLDHDADFVLCVETGGMRDRLVENGFDEEYNTIIVHLGGQPARATRRLTKRLHQELDLPVTVFTDGDPWSYRIYGSVAYGSIKSAHLSDYLATPEAKFIGIQPKDIVEYDLPTDPLSDSDKNALESELEDPRYQTDYWREQIELQLDIEKKSEQQALASHGLDFVTDTYLPERLSDMGII from the coding sequence ATGAGCACGGACACCAACGAAGAAGCCCAGCAGAAACTCATCGACCTCGCCGCGGAGTTCTACGACCAGTTCGCGGGGGGGAAGATTCCGGAGATGTCCATCCCGACCCGGACGAAGAGCAACATCGAATACGACGAGGACGACCGCGTCTGGGTGTACGGCGACCGGGAGAGCACCCGGAGCGCGAACAGCGTCCGCGGGGCCAGAAAGCTCCTGAAAGCGGTGTATACCATCGACTTCCTCGCAAACCAGTTGGAGGAAGACCGCTCGTCCACCCTCCGTGAGTTGTACTACCTCTCGGAGTCGTGGGATGCCGACGAGGCGCAGTTCTCGAATCAGGACGAGTCGAACCAACTCATCGAGGACCTGGAAATCGTCTCGAACGTCACCCGCGAGGACTTCCACATGCGTCCCGAGGAGTCCGGAGCGAAGGTGATGGGACCGCTGCTCCTCCGGGAGCAGACGAATCGAGGCGACCGCGATATTCACTGTCAAGAGGACGTGGGACAGGGCGGCTACCAGATTCCGAACAATCCCGACACCATCGAGTTCCTCGACCACGACGCTGATTTCGTCCTCTGTGTCGAGACCGGTGGGATGCGCGACCGACTCGTCGAGAACGGATTCGACGAGGAGTACAACACCATAATCGTCCACCTCGGCGGTCAGCCCGCACGGGCGACCCGTCGTCTGACCAAGCGACTTCACCAGGAACTCGATCTACCGGTCACCGTATTTACGGACGGTGACCCGTGGAGTTACCGTATCTACGGTTCGGTCGCCTATGGTTCCATCAAGAGTGCGCACCTGAGCGATTACCTCGCCACGCCGGAGGCGAAGTTCATCGGCATCCAACCGAAGGACATAGTGGAGTACGACCTGCCGACCGACCCCTTGAGCGATTCGGACAAGAACGCGCTCGAAAGCGAACTCGAAGACCCACGCTATCAGACGGACTACTGGCGGGAACAGATCGAACTCCAACTCGACATCGAAAAGAAGTCCGAACAGCAGGC